The genomic window CGACCGACCTGAAATCCTCTACAGCGGCGTCACCTCTCTACACTGAAGGCAGAACTTCACTCGACTCTTCTCAGTGCATTTTgaacagacgcgcagccgggCGGCCAcgtctctgcgcatgcgtgggTGGGTTGAGTGTCGCAGAACAAGAACGTTTGGCGTGGAATACGCGAATTTCGAAAAACGTTTGTCGAGTCCTTCCTCTTACGCTTTGCAGTTCGCGTCCttgcagcctccgccgcgctcatGCCGCCTCGTCGACCGCCCAGCAGGCTAaattcgtcttcttcctccacgACGCCAGACGCATTTGGACCTGGCTTCGGCGTGTGGAAGTGAAACAACTGAGGAAACAAAGCATCCGCACGCAACTAGGTTGTCTTCCTAAACTGAAGCCGTAAAGGTATGCACATCCGCATGTcgcagcctgcgcccgcgaTCCCCGACACAGAAATGCGTCCACTTGTGCGCCAACACACTGATCACAGAAGGTGTTGTTTAAAAAAATTTGCTGAAAATGTTATCACTATTTATATCAGCAGTACCTATAACGAGAAGATTTCTTGGATTTAAACTttttctcccttctctctaggcgctgcagcctgtCCGTCTCCGAAGGTGCCGGTTAAAGAGCACGGAGCGCCTCGTGAGCAACCTGCAGAGCCTCAcgccctccctctcctccccccttTCCCCGCCCGTCTCGCAGCTTCCTGCAAGAACCTCCAGTCCGCCcctgcctcccccccctccttgCTCTCCGGCTCACCGTGGCTGTGGAGTCGAGGCCGGTTTCCCTTCGTTTCTCTTCGATGGTGCCTCGCGACTTGAAGATGTCGATGCTTTCGTGTCGGCGCCTCAAGAAGCTTTGGTAGGCGTCATCGAGGAGCGGCGCGAAGTTCGAGGACTCCCCGACCACGCAGAGGACAtcggctgcagcggggaAACCGGGTccgctctgctgctgcaaAACGTGAAGCTTGTTGGGCTTCACGGAGACGCACTGCAGATGGCacacgggcgccgccgcggcggcgcccgtccccctccccccggccggtcgcctctcgccgtgTGTCTCGTCCCCCGCGCCCCCGCGTCCCGCctcggagggcggcgccgcgcccgcgacgcccgcgtcggcgctggagcgccggcgcttctccgccacGCTGCCGAGGATGcatttcttcttcgtctgggGGTCTGTAtagaggacgccgacgacgctctgcttctcggcAGCGTGccacgcagccgcgacgaACGGCGGCACTTTGATTAGGGAGacgtgcggcagcggcgacgtcgACTGAAGCTTGGCGGGCgagaacgcagacgccgcgcggtaGCTCAGCTCTGTCGCGCTCGTCTGTGGacccgccagccgcgagcgcgccacgcggcctgcaggaggcgccgcgagagaagacggcgccgcagccaaggatgacgcggccgcgccctgcgccagcagcgacgacgcaggaagAGACGACGCCATTGCCGCGCCAAACGCTAAAACCTCGCGGGGAGACGGCAGCGGGGAAAGCACACAGggagacacgcagacgctAGGAGAGACTcggaagcgaggagacactcgGATGCGCCTTGGATGGCAGGGCTGAGGCGACGGCTGCCACGACGGATAAATCGGGCGAAAGCAAAATGCGGCCGGGGAGAAAGTCTTCAGCGCGTCAGAGCTCACTTCCACTCAAAGATACGTAGCTTTTATCACGCCCCTCTTGGATTGCGTAGAGGTAGAGCAACACAAATGGAATCTGAAACACAGAGGCATAGGTTTTCTAACCTTGACCGGCCTGAAATAGGCACGCCGACAACGACAAAACGGAGAGGGGAGGCTCCCCGTGCGCCGGCAGGACGCATCAGCGTGAAGGGACCAAGAAGAAATGAAGCGTCCCTCTCTGGGATTCACACACGTTTCCTGTCgatctctccgcctctctctttgtctcGTATT from Besnoitia besnoiti strain Bb-Ger1 chromosome XIII, whole genome shotgun sequence includes these protein-coding regions:
- a CDS encoding putative membrane protein (encoded by transcript BESB_031230), which gives rise to MASSLPASSLLAQGAAASSLAAAPSSLAAPPAGRVARSRLAGPQTSATELSYRAASAFSPAKLQSTSPLPHVSLIKVPPFVAAAWHAAEKQSVVGVLYTDPQTKKKCILGSVAEKRRRSSADAGVAGAAPPSEAGRGGAGDETHGERRPAGGRGTGAAAAAPVCHLQCVSVKPNKLHVLQQQSGPGFPAAADVLCVVGESSNFAPLLDDAYQSFLRRRHESIDIFKSRGTIEEKRRETGLDSTATLFHFHTPKPGPNASGVVEEEDEFSLLGGRRGGMSAAEAARTRTAKQKKAVVTMDEDSLKLRLFSIFEAAGANGLQLKQIAMQTGQPLSFVRQVVEEIAEPRKRASDRKTVYFLKDQFNPYASLAGEEPLMKKPKLP